The genomic stretch ACTAAAACTCAGTAGTCGCAGATAACAAATTAGAGCCTCGCATTAGCGGGGCTTTTTTTTGAGCAGATAATGCTCATCAACCTGAACTCAAGATAATAAATCTATTTACATTGGCTTTTACAACGAAACGATAGATATGTTGAATTGACGTGAAGCTTGCCTTGTTTTCTCTAAAACTCTTCGACTGAAGAGCTTTTCAATTGTTATGTTATTAAATCAATGTATTTGTGGCTTTGTTGATCAAGGGGTAGGTTAATCAATCCTGAATTATTGTAAGAGCAGAATGTTTTACGATGAGGTCGGATTTTTTGTGTAGATAAATCCTCGAGCGGTTGATTGTTTTTTGTTTTGCAAATAAAGAATTGATATTCCTCTTTGTGAAAAAATGAACAAATCAGTCTGATAAAAAGAGATGATTTTTTTAAATTGCCCTTGAATCAATAGTTTTTAGCTTAAAGATGAAAAAAGCGCCAAAACAGGGTGATCTTTACCTATGATTTCTGGTAAAATCTGCCCCTAATTTTTTCTAAGTGAATTTACAATGGGTAAAAACGTCGTTGTATTAGGCACCCAATGGGGTGATGAAGGTAAAGGTAAGGTTGTAGACTTACTGACAGACAAAGCATCTTTGGTTGTTCGTTATCAAGGTGGTCACAATGCAGGTCACACACTGGTAATTAACGGTGAAAAAACAGTATTACATCTAATTCCATCAGGTGTTTTACGCGATAACGTGAAATGTGTTATCGGTAATGGTGTTGTATTAGCACCTGATGCGTTAATGAAAGAAATCGGCATGTTAGAAGAGCGTGGTGTTCCAGTTCGTGAACGCTTGCTAATCAGTGAAGCTTGCCCATTAATTCTTCCTTTCCATGTAGCGCTTGATGTTGCTCGTGAGAAAGCGCGTGGTGATAAGCCAATCGGCACAACAGGTCGTGGTATTGGTCCTGCGTACGAAGATAAAGTTGCTCGTCGTGGCTTACGTGTTGGTGATTTATTCAACCCTCAACAATTTTCTGACAAGCTTAAAGAAGTTTTGGAATACCATAACTTTACGCTTGAGCATTATTACAAAGTTGAGCCTGTTGATTTCCAAAAAACGTATGACGATGCGATGGCCGTTGCTGACATCTTAAAAGCTATGGTTGTTGATGTTACTGAGTTGCTTGATCAAACGCGTAAAGCAGGCGAAAGTATTTTATTTGAAGGTGCGCAAGGTACATTACTTGACATCGATCACGGTACATATCCATATGTAACGTCTTCAAATACAACTGCTGGCGGTGTTGCTACAGGTGCTGGTTTTGGACCGTTGCACTTAGATTATGTGTTAGGTATTGCTAAAGCTTATGCGACTCGTGTTGGTTCTGGCCCATTTCCTACAGAGCTTTATGATGGCCTTGATAAGCAAGATCCAGTCGGTAAGCACTTAGGTGAAAAAGGCCATGAATTTGGTGCAACAACTGGGCGTTTACGTCGTACAGGTTGGTTCGATGCTGTTGCAATGCGTCGTGCAGTACAAATCAACAGTGTGTCAGGGTTTTGTTTAACTAAGTTAGATGTGTTAGATGGCTTAGAAACAATTAAGATCTGTACAGGTTATCAGTTAGAAGATGGCACAGTTACAGATGTAACTCCTCTTGCTGCTGAAGGTTATGAGAAAGTAACACCAGTATATGAAGAGATGCCTGGCTGGACTGAAAACACTTTTGGTGCAACAACGGTTGAACAATTGCCAAAAGCGGCGATTGATTACATCAAGCGTATTGAAGAAATCACTGGTGTTCCAGTTGATATCATTTCAACAGGTCCAGATCGTGTTGAAACAATGATTTTACGTAATCCATTTAGTGCATAATAGCTAATAGGTTTTATGTTGTAAAAAAAGCTGCCTTTTGGCAGCTTTTTTATTGCCTGTCATATTGTAAATAAGCGTGTTAGAACTTCTATCGGTTGGATTTTGATGTTCATACATAAATAAACTGCAGGCTGGCTCATTTCTTGAATAATATTTCGTGTGCATCGAATGTGGAATCAATAAGACGTAAAACTGACTATGAAAAAATTTGCTTTATTATTTTGCTGTTTATGGCCGTTGTTCGCAAAAGCAGCTGCGCCCCTTGAAGCCGTTCAGCTTTATACTCAAGATGAATTGCTGGCACTGATCAAAAAAAATGCGCATCTGAGCCGTGTAAAACTAGATGATTGCCAATTGGTTCAGGATATTGAAGCGCGCGCAATAAAAATGGGCATTCCGGCATATCAATTTTTATTTGGTGATATGTTAGCTTTTGGCGTCTGTATCGATAAAGATGCTGAGCGCGGTATTTATTACATGCGCTTGGCTGCTGAACAAGGTTTGGCAGAAGCCCTTGAGCAAATGGGACGTTATTATCACCTTGGGCGATTTGTGCAAAGAGATTTAACGCAAGCCATTGTGTTTTTAAGAGAAGCAGCAGCACTTGGCAATTTAAATGCCCAGCTCAGACTCGTTGATTTATTTAATCAAGGAATTGGCAGCCCGGCTGATTACGAAGATGCTTACCGTTGGTTGTTTCATTCGATCATTGCAGATAAAAAAGTGCATCAACAAGCTCAAACTGCACTGGCATTATTAGCACAAAAAATGCCAGCAAGTGTTATTGAACGGGCGAGAAAGCCCATTTAATATGATTGAATCACTGTAAAAATAATTTAACCTGTTTCATTAGTGGCTTTTGGTTTAAAATAACAGCATAAATAATTTATAAAGCCACTTAATGTCTAATCAAGACCCCTTTTTAAGCCGCGAGCAAGACAAGTACGATAACCCAGTTCCCAGCCGAGAATTTATTCTCACTCACCTACAAACCCGACAGAAACCAGCCTCTTTTGATGATCTATGTGCTGAGTTATTGGTACTCGACGAAGAGCGCATTATTGCGTTAAAACGTCGCTTACGAGCCATGGAACGTGATGGTCAGGTGTTATTTAATAAACTGAAGTGTTATTGCATTCCTGACAAAGTTGGTCTTGTAAAAGGTAAAGTTATTGGCCATCGAGATGGGTTTGGCTTTTTAGTGCTCGATGAAGGCGGAAAAGATTGGTTTATTCCAAAGCATCAAATGGCGGGTGTGCTCCATGGCGATCGTGTGCTAGCAAAACCAGCCTCACGAGGAAAAGGTGGCAAGTGTGATGCGCGCATTGTCCGAGTACTAGAAGGTGAACGCGCGCCAATTATTGGGCGTTACTTTGTTGAGCATGGTATGGCAGTTGTGGTGCCTGAAGATCCACGTATTAATCAAGATATCATCGTTTTACCCGGCAACGAAAATGGCGCTCGCCATAATCAGATGGTGCAAATAGAAATTACGCAACGTCCAAGCCAGCGTATGAATGCCGTTGGTAAAGTATTGGATGTTTTAGGTGAGCATCTGGCTCCTGGTATGGAAATTGAGGTTGCACTGCGTAATCACGATATCCCCCATGTTTGGCCCGATGCTGTCACTGAGCAAGTCGCTCATTTAACTACCAATGTATTAGAGAAAGACAAAGAAGGACGAGTTGACCTACGTCAGTTGCCGCTTGTCACTATTGATGGTGAAGATGCGCGAGATTTTGATGATGCGGTTTATTGCGAGCGAAAGAAAAGTGGTGGTTGGCGTTTATGGGTGGCCATTGCAGACGTTGCACATTATGTCGGTAAAAATACAGCGCTTGATCAAGAAGCAATAAATCGTGGTAACTCAGTGTACTTTCCTGAACAAGTTATTCCGATGTTGCCAAAAGTACTCTCAAATGGGTTGTGTTCGCTCAATCCAAAAGTTGACCGCTTGTGTATGGTTGCAGAGATGACGGTATCTGATGCCGGACGTTTATCTGGCTATCGTTTTTACGAAGCGGTGATGAATTCTCATGCTCGTTTCACTTACACTCAAGTCGCCGCAATTTTAGCGGGCGAAACCGCAGAGCCCGAACATCAAGCTCTGGTGCCACATTTACAAGATTTGTATCAAATGTACATGGCTCTCAAAGGCGCGCGTCTAGAGCGCGGTGCTATTGAATTTGAAACTCTCGAAGCTAAATTTATTTTTGATGCTCACCGAAAAATAGAGACGATTACAACCTTACAGCGCAATGATGCACATAAACTGATTGAAGAGTGCATGATCCTCGCCAATGTATCGGCAGCACGGCTACTCGAAAAACACGAAGCAAGTGCCTTATATCGTGTCCATGACGAACCCGATAATGAAAAGCTCACTCACTTTAGGGCGTTTTTAAGCGAACTCGGGATTGAAAATACTATTCCAGCAGAGCCGACACCTAAAGATATTACCGATAGTTTAAGCCGTTTAGGCCAACGACCAGAAATTGAATTAATTCAAACAATGTTACTGCGTTCGATGAAACAAGCAATTTATCAAGCTGATAACATAGGTCATTTTGGGCTCTCATTACCCGCTTATGCGCACTTTACATCACCCATTAGACGTTACCCTGATTTAGTTGTTCACCGAGCAATTAAAGGGGTGATCCAAGCGCAAGGCCAAAAAACATCAGGCGAATATGTCTACACACCAGATGAAGTTGATCAGTTAGGTGAGCAGTGTTCGACCACCGAGCGCCGTGCAGATGATGCGACTAGAGAAGTTGCAGATTGGCTCAAGTGTGAGTTTATGCAAGATCGCGTTGGGCAGCATTTTACTGGTGTAATTTCTTCGGTGACAAACTTTGGTTTATTTGTGCGTTTGGATGATTTGTTTATTGACGGGTTGGTGCATGTGACTGCGCTCGGTAATGACTATTTCCATTTTGATGGGGCGCGTCATTGTTTAGTGGGTGAAAACACCAAACAAGTCTATCGTTTAGGCGATAAAATCTCAGTCACTGTGATATCAGTCAGTTTAGATGAGCGCCGTATCCATTTGGGGTTGCAATCTGAACATGCTAATGACCGTTATTCAAGACGCCGAAATAATAAAGCCATCGAAGATAAAATTAGCGTTCGTCAGCAACTTCAATCAGGCAAAATTCCAGGAAAAGATAAACATCAAGACAAGCCCGGTCATGCTGGTAAAGCTAAGGGAGAAAAGTCCTCAGCAAAAGCTGGAGTGTCAGGTAAAAAGTCTAAGTCTTCAACGAAGTCAGCTGTAAAAGCAGAAGTAAAATCACTGCAAGATAGTGCGAAAAAGAAGAAGGCAAAAAAGAAAGTGGTTAAGCGTAAACGACCAGGCAAAAATGCCCGTAAACGCAACGGTACAGGCCGTGATTTAGGAGCAAAATAATCAGTGAGTAATGAATTAATTTTTGGTTTCCATTCTGTGGAAGCTATTTTGGCCAAAGAACCAGAGCGTTTTATTGAAATTTATGTCTTAAAAGGGCGTGAAGATAAACGTTTAGCGCCAGTGCTTGAGTTAGCACAGCAGTTTGGTGTTTCCGTACAATATATGCACCGTAAAACCTTAGATGAAAAAGCACAAGGCGAGCAACATCAAGGTTTAATTGCCAAAGTGAAAGCGGGTAAAAGCTACAGCGAAAAAGATCTCGATGAAATCATCGCGCGTCATGATATGCCGTTTTTCTTAGTGCTTGACGGCGTGACCGATCCACATAATTTAGGCGCCTGTTTACGCAGTGCAGATGCCGCCGGTGTGCATGCAGTTATCGTTCCTAAAGATAACTCTGCCAAATTAAATGGTGTGGCTCGAAAAGTTGCGTGTGGTGCAGCAGAAACGGTTCCTTTAGTGCAGGTGACTAATTTAGCGCGGACATTACGTGAAATCAAAGAAGCAGGAGTCTGGGTCGTGGGCACAGCAGGTGAAACAGATACCCATGTCTTTGATGCTAAACTGACCGGCCCTGTTGCGTTGGTGATGGGGGCAGAAGGCACAGGAATGCGCCGTTTAACGCGTGAACATTGTGATGAGTTAGTCAAAATCCCAATGGTAGGTACTGTCTCTAGTTTGAATGTCTCTGTGGCAACTGGTATTTGTTTATTTGAGATTTTACGCCAAAGAAAATGATAGTTAAATCATTGTGTTAAAAGGCGACTTAAGGTCGCCTTTTTTGATTTTGACTTAACCTCGTTATTTTTTGATTTGTTTATTGCTTAATCATTAATGAAGACGTAAAATACGCGCTCTTTTCAGCCAAACAAATATCAGTTCCTTGCCTTAAACCGACCGGCTGAAACGGTAAAAGGCTAACTAACCGTAAGGAATACCCATGCGTCATTACGAAATCGTATTCATGGTTCATCCAGATCAAAGTGAGCAAGTACCAGGCATGATCGAGCGTTATACTGGTTCTATCACTGAAGCTGGTGGCACTATCCACCGTTTAGAAGACTGGGGTCGTCGTCAATTGGCATACCCAATCGATAAACTTCATAAAGCCCACTATGTTCTAATGAACGTTGAAGCTACATCTGAAGTAATCAACGAGCTTGAAACTTCTTTCCGTTATAACGATGCAGTACTACGTAACTTAGTTATGCGTACTAAAACGGCTGTAACTGAAGCATCTCCTCTTGTAAGAGAAGAGAAAAGAGAAGCTACTGAAGCTTAATCGTTTTGAGTACTTGTATGACTAATAACCAGCTTGTTTTATCTGGCACGGTGTGTAAAACACCTAAGTTTAGTCAAAGCCCTGCGGGCATTCCTCACTGTATATTTGTGTTGGAACACCGTTCACAACAAATTGAAGCCGGATTAAACCGTAATAGTTATGTTCGGATGCAAGTTGTTGCCAGTGGCGAAGCAATACAAGAGGCTACTCAAGGCTTACAGATTGGGTCACAATTGACTGTGTATGGTTTTTTAAATCGTCACGAAGGCCGAAATGGTTTAAGTCAATTGGTATTACATGCCCATCAAATAGAAAGAATTATTTTAGGAGATTTATCTCATGGCACGTTACTTCAGACGTCGTAAGTTCTGCCGCTTCAAAGCGGAAGGCGTACAACAAATTGATTATAAAGATCTAGCTACTCTTAGAAACTACGTTACAGAAAGTGGCAAAATCGTACCTAGCCGTATCACAGGTACTAGCGCTAAATATCAGCGTCAATTAGCAGCAGCAATCAAACGCGCTCGCTACTTAGCCCTTCTTCCATACACTGACTTACATAAGTAAGCAGCGGACTAACAGTTTTTAAAAGGTGTAGAGACATGCAAGTTATTCTACTAGACAAGATCGCTAACCTAGGTACTCTAGGTGATCAAGTTGCAGTAAAA from Pseudoalteromonas ulvae UL12 encodes the following:
- a CDS encoding adenylosuccinate synthase; the encoded protein is MGKNVVVLGTQWGDEGKGKVVDLLTDKASLVVRYQGGHNAGHTLVINGEKTVLHLIPSGVLRDNVKCVIGNGVVLAPDALMKEIGMLEERGVPVRERLLISEACPLILPFHVALDVAREKARGDKPIGTTGRGIGPAYEDKVARRGLRVGDLFNPQQFSDKLKEVLEYHNFTLEHYYKVEPVDFQKTYDDAMAVADILKAMVVDVTELLDQTRKAGESILFEGAQGTLLDIDHGTYPYVTSSNTTAGGVATGAGFGPLHLDYVLGIAKAYATRVGSGPFPTELYDGLDKQDPVGKHLGEKGHEFGATTGRLRRTGWFDAVAMRRAVQINSVSGFCLTKLDVLDGLETIKICTGYQLEDGTVTDVTPLAAEGYEKVTPVYEEMPGWTENTFGATTVEQLPKAAIDYIKRIEEITGVPVDIISTGPDRVETMILRNPFSA
- a CDS encoding tetratricopeptide repeat protein, with the translated sequence MKKFALLFCCLWPLFAKAAAPLEAVQLYTQDELLALIKKNAHLSRVKLDDCQLVQDIEARAIKMGIPAYQFLFGDMLAFGVCIDKDAERGIYYMRLAAEQGLAEALEQMGRYYHLGRFVQRDLTQAIVFLREAAALGNLNAQLRLVDLFNQGIGSPADYEDAYRWLFHSIIADKKVHQQAQTALALLAQKMPASVIERARKPI
- the rnr gene encoding ribonuclease R, with product MSNQDPFLSREQDKYDNPVPSREFILTHLQTRQKPASFDDLCAELLVLDEERIIALKRRLRAMERDGQVLFNKLKCYCIPDKVGLVKGKVIGHRDGFGFLVLDEGGKDWFIPKHQMAGVLHGDRVLAKPASRGKGGKCDARIVRVLEGERAPIIGRYFVEHGMAVVVPEDPRINQDIIVLPGNENGARHNQMVQIEITQRPSQRMNAVGKVLDVLGEHLAPGMEIEVALRNHDIPHVWPDAVTEQVAHLTTNVLEKDKEGRVDLRQLPLVTIDGEDARDFDDAVYCERKKSGGWRLWVAIADVAHYVGKNTALDQEAINRGNSVYFPEQVIPMLPKVLSNGLCSLNPKVDRLCMVAEMTVSDAGRLSGYRFYEAVMNSHARFTYTQVAAILAGETAEPEHQALVPHLQDLYQMYMALKGARLERGAIEFETLEAKFIFDAHRKIETITTLQRNDAHKLIEECMILANVSAARLLEKHEASALYRVHDEPDNEKLTHFRAFLSELGIENTIPAEPTPKDITDSLSRLGQRPEIELIQTMLLRSMKQAIYQADNIGHFGLSLPAYAHFTSPIRRYPDLVVHRAIKGVIQAQGQKTSGEYVYTPDEVDQLGEQCSTTERRADDATREVADWLKCEFMQDRVGQHFTGVISSVTNFGLFVRLDDLFIDGLVHVTALGNDYFHFDGARHCLVGENTKQVYRLGDKISVTVISVSLDERRIHLGLQSEHANDRYSRRRNNKAIEDKISVRQQLQSGKIPGKDKHQDKPGHAGKAKGEKSSAKAGVSGKKSKSSTKSAVKAEVKSLQDSAKKKKAKKKVVKRKRPGKNARKRNGTGRDLGAK
- the rlmB gene encoding 23S rRNA (guanosine(2251)-2'-O)-methyltransferase RlmB, whose protein sequence is MSNELIFGFHSVEAILAKEPERFIEIYVLKGREDKRLAPVLELAQQFGVSVQYMHRKTLDEKAQGEQHQGLIAKVKAGKSYSEKDLDEIIARHDMPFFLVLDGVTDPHNLGACLRSADAAGVHAVIVPKDNSAKLNGVARKVACGAAETVPLVQVTNLARTLREIKEAGVWVVGTAGETDTHVFDAKLTGPVALVMGAEGTGMRRLTREHCDELVKIPMVGTVSSLNVSVATGICLFEILRQRK
- the rpsF gene encoding 30S ribosomal protein S6, translating into MRHYEIVFMVHPDQSEQVPGMIERYTGSITEAGGTIHRLEDWGRRQLAYPIDKLHKAHYVLMNVEATSEVINELETSFRYNDAVLRNLVMRTKTAVTEASPLVREEKREATEA
- the priB gene encoding primosomal replication protein N, whose product is MTNNQLVLSGTVCKTPKFSQSPAGIPHCIFVLEHRSQQIEAGLNRNSYVRMQVVASGEAIQEATQGLQIGSQLTVYGFLNRHEGRNGLSQLVLHAHQIERIILGDLSHGTLLQTS
- the rpsR gene encoding 30S ribosomal protein S18, encoding MARYFRRRKFCRFKAEGVQQIDYKDLATLRNYVTESGKIVPSRITGTSAKYQRQLAAAIKRARYLALLPYTDLHK